A genomic region of Methanothermobacter sp. CaT2 contains the following coding sequences:
- a CDS encoding 2-oxoacid:acceptor oxidoreductase subunit alpha has protein sequence MKINDDASIVLCGEAGQGIQTVEALLIRAFKATGYHIFSCKEYMSRVRGGENSTLIRVSSTPVRAFIERVDVLFALSPGAVEHMDGRVKDTLVIADEEFHEEGAISLPIMGEAEKLGGRIFANVVAAGAAANLFGVREETFDEAVRSLFERKGPDIVEADLRAGRKGYELGDELREHLEISIEPQPSVREHVVLNGTEAVGIGCIAGGCRFMSSYPMTPSTPLQVFISENAAEFDMVFEQAEDEIAAINMCLGASYAGARSLVATSGSGFALMEEAVGLAGMIETPVVIYIGQRPGPAVGLPTRTAQEDLNLALYAGPGEFPRAILAPGKLEDTPEIAAHAFNLADRYQIPVFLLSDQYLADLYYDLPAPLIGEEPCYHITRTWEGYRRFEFTADGISPRGIPGYGSGTVRVDSDEHDEEGLITEDLDVRRRMVEKRNLRLEMLRDDALKPEVYGDNSSALICWGSTYWPVREAIESSGADVSMVHFSQVYPLPHDTLELLESFDRTAVVENNYRGQFADLLKLEGFEADARFRRYDGMPFSVEGVAGFIEEVLL, from the coding sequence GTGAAGATCAATGATGATGCTTCAATCGTCCTCTGCGGTGAGGCAGGGCAGGGCATACAGACCGTCGAGGCCCTCCTCATAAGGGCCTTCAAGGCCACCGGCTACCACATATTCTCCTGCAAGGAGTACATGTCCCGTGTGCGTGGAGGGGAGAACTCCACACTGATAAGGGTATCATCCACACCGGTCCGGGCCTTCATAGAAAGGGTGGATGTGCTGTTTGCACTGAGCCCCGGTGCAGTGGAACACATGGATGGCCGTGTGAAGGATACACTGGTCATTGCAGATGAGGAGTTCCATGAGGAGGGCGCCATCAGCCTCCCGATAATGGGGGAGGCAGAGAAGCTGGGGGGCAGGATATTCGCCAATGTCGTTGCAGCGGGTGCAGCCGCAAACCTCTTCGGTGTCAGAGAGGAAACATTCGATGAAGCCGTGCGGTCCCTATTCGAACGCAAGGGCCCTGACATAGTAGAGGCCGACCTCAGGGCCGGGAGGAAGGGCTATGAACTGGGTGATGAACTCAGGGAGCACCTTGAGATCAGCATTGAACCCCAGCCATCGGTGAGGGAACACGTTGTCCTCAACGGGACAGAAGCCGTTGGCATAGGGTGCATCGCCGGGGGCTGCCGCTTCATGTCATCATACCCCATGACACCATCAACTCCACTCCAGGTATTCATATCAGAGAACGCCGCTGAATTCGACATGGTATTCGAGCAGGCAGAGGATGAGATTGCAGCCATCAACATGTGCCTGGGGGCCTCCTATGCGGGTGCACGGTCCCTTGTCGCAACCTCAGGTAGCGGATTTGCCCTCATGGAGGAGGCCGTTGGCCTTGCAGGTATGATAGAAACACCTGTGGTTATATACATAGGCCAGAGGCCGGGGCCGGCTGTTGGTCTTCCCACCAGGACAGCCCAGGAGGACCTGAACCTCGCCCTCTACGCAGGCCCCGGTGAGTTCCCAAGGGCAATTCTGGCTCCAGGGAAACTCGAGGATACCCCTGAAATCGCGGCCCATGCCTTCAACCTGGCAGACAGGTACCAGATACCTGTATTTCTGCTCTCAGACCAGTACCTGGCAGACCTCTACTACGACCTCCCCGCACCCCTGATCGGTGAGGAACCCTGTTACCATATCACCCGGACATGGGAGGGGTACAGGAGATTCGAGTTCACAGCTGATGGTATATCACCCAGGGGTATTCCGGGCTACGGGTCCGGGACGGTACGGGTGGACTCGGATGAGCACGATGAGGAGGGTCTGATAACAGAGGACCTTGACGTGAGGAGGAGGATGGTTGAGAAGAGGAACCTGCGCCTTGAGATGCTGAGGGATGACGCACTGAAGCCCGAGGTGTACGGTGATAACTCCTCTGCACTGATATGCTGGGGTTCCACCTACTGGCCGGTACGGGAGGCCATCGAGTCCTCCGGTGCAGATGTGAGCATGGTGCACTTCAGCCAGGTCTACCCCCTCCCCCATGACACCCTGGAGCTCCTGGAATCATTCGACAGGACTGCTGTGGTTGAGAACAATTACCGCGGACAGTTCGCGGACCTCCTCAAGCTTGAGGGATTTGAGGCCGATGCAAGGTTCAGGAGGTACGATGGCATGCCCTTCAGCGTTGAGGGGGTTGCCGGATTCATCGAGGAGGTTCTACTATGA
- a CDS encoding thiamine pyrophosphate-dependent enzyme, producing the protein MRPEDYDMNVEIAWCPGCGNFSILRALKMALADLDIPPERLVLVSGIGQAGKLPQYLKCNHFNGLHGRSLPAAVAIKATNPELTVIDVSGDGCMYGEGGNHLIHNIRRNPDITTIVHDNMVYGLTKGQASPTSQPGFRTPVQVQGVFEEPFNPLAVAVALGATFVARAFSGDIERTRDILVEAISHHGYALVDIFQPCVTFNRVNTFQWFREHTYYTDHDPADRLLALEKSLEGYGGGRFPLGVIYRVEGERTFEENLSVYHGDATPLWRRSHDPDKLKRLIESKRMV; encoded by the coding sequence ATGAGGCCAGAGGATTATGACATGAATGTTGAAATTGCATGGTGTCCAGGATGCGGTAACTTCTCCATCCTGAGGGCCCTCAAGATGGCCCTTGCAGACCTGGATATACCCCCTGAGAGGCTTGTCCTTGTCTCGGGGATAGGCCAGGCAGGGAAGCTCCCCCAGTACCTGAAGTGCAACCACTTCAATGGACTTCATGGCAGATCCCTCCCGGCTGCAGTGGCCATCAAGGCCACGAACCCCGAGCTCACAGTCATCGATGTGAGCGGTGACGGCTGCATGTACGGTGAGGGCGGAAACCACCTCATCCATAACATCCGGAGGAACCCGGACATAACCACCATCGTTCATGACAACATGGTCTACGGCCTCACCAAGGGCCAGGCGTCCCCCACAAGTCAGCCCGGCTTCAGGACTCCTGTACAGGTTCAGGGGGTCTTTGAGGAACCATTCAACCCATTAGCCGTGGCGGTTGCCCTGGGGGCCACCTTCGTTGCAAGGGCCTTCTCAGGAGATATTGAGAGGACGCGTGACATACTGGTCGAGGCCATCAGCCACCATGGTTATGCCCTCGTGGATATATTCCAGCCCTGTGTGACCTTCAACCGTGTTAACACCTTCCAGTGGTTCCGGGAACACACATACTACACCGATCATGATCCTGCAGACAGGTTGCTGGCCCTTGAGAAATCCCTTGAGGGATACGGCGGGGGTAGGTTTCCACTGGGTGTCATATACCGGGTTGAGGGTGAGAGGACCTTCGAGGAGAATCTCAGTGTATACCATGGGGATGCCACTCCCCTCTGGAGGCGGAGCCATGACCCTGATAAACTGAAGCGTCTCATTGAATCAAAGAGGATGGTGTAG
- a CDS encoding AAA family ATPase → MIINSLELKNIRSYDSGRVEFDDGVTLFEGDIGSGKTTLLLAIEFALFGLGDQRGDSLLRATSNSGSVKLTFTVDGDEYTVYRELKRGSSGVQQGELYIRTPRGVRKLSAKELKAEVLEILGYREPLNPRARSRIYRYAVFTPQEQMKSIIEAPTNDRLERLRKAFDLEKYSRAADNARLVSRRIKRESESLEDRSYDLEDKEKELEGLLGEKEKLEVEKKQLDSDIDGIEVEIGKLKSEMEVLQREKNRIDSAEKEIESLKNEIETLMSSSERLMERNRVIEVEYQRSLDELQKCSDIGEKLQEELNSLRERISDLELKRESLMEDSRRFREASIQYRNLTSELENLLKTGKDLEDEISGLEDYTGGIKSKIEAIKSIEDPGYREDEVEAGIRRLEVEVSDLQQELGGIQGKIEDYESIGKMGVCPTCDQEVDPDYIDDKLSRALERKMSVESRIAELRNEISDKNELLKRIAEYKRAQDEMRLLMEDLEKRIEECRRKREGLDKTRERIQKIEEEIAGTERIIGELKDAESEFNMVENELKSLRERESECSGRLAATEDRMDHLRTRISELNPETSREYRDNLNKIDENENKIAEKKAKIKENEEVLRNREDVEASIHGLTRTIREKERLRDERRDRRGALEGKIEEKERQIETLRSEIDKKRELRKRSLQLRTYVAWLEEYFIPALADIETHVMAQINHEFNERFQKWFRVLVDDPGKSVRIDEDFTPIVEQDGYEQNLEYLSGGERTSIALAYRLALNMVVQRLTDVRSDILILDEPTDGFSKEQLYKLRDIFDELESRQIILVSHEEELENLADHIYRVEKSDGTSIIEKAG, encoded by the coding sequence TTGATCATCAATTCACTTGAACTTAAGAACATAAGGAGCTATGACTCGGGAAGGGTTGAGTTTGATGATGGGGTGACCCTCTTTGAGGGTGATATAGGGTCAGGTAAGACCACCCTGCTCCTTGCAATAGAATTCGCCCTCTTCGGTCTGGGTGATCAGAGGGGTGACAGCCTCCTGAGGGCCACATCAAATTCAGGTTCAGTCAAGCTCACCTTCACTGTTGATGGCGATGAGTACACGGTTTACAGGGAACTCAAAAGGGGATCATCAGGGGTTCAGCAGGGCGAGCTCTACATCAGAACACCCCGGGGGGTCAGGAAACTCTCTGCAAAGGAACTGAAGGCCGAGGTACTTGAGATCCTAGGTTACAGGGAACCCCTCAATCCAAGGGCCAGGAGCAGGATATACCGTTATGCTGTCTTCACACCACAGGAGCAGATGAAGAGCATAATCGAGGCCCCCACGAATGACCGTCTTGAGAGGCTCAGGAAGGCCTTTGACCTTGAAAAGTACAGCAGGGCGGCTGATAACGCAAGGCTTGTTTCCAGGAGAATAAAGAGGGAATCAGAAAGCCTTGAAGACAGGTCCTATGATCTTGAGGATAAGGAGAAGGAACTTGAAGGACTTCTAGGGGAGAAGGAGAAACTAGAGGTGGAGAAGAAGCAGCTTGACAGTGATATTGACGGAATCGAGGTGGAGATAGGCAAACTTAAATCAGAGATGGAAGTTCTTCAGAGAGAGAAAAACAGGATTGATAGTGCAGAGAAGGAGATAGAATCCCTTAAAAATGAGATAGAAACCCTCATGTCATCCTCAGAGAGACTCATGGAAAGAAACAGGGTTATAGAGGTTGAATATCAGAGATCCCTTGATGAACTTCAGAAATGCAGTGATATCGGGGAAAAGCTTCAGGAGGAACTGAATTCCCTGAGAGAAAGGATCAGTGACCTTGAGCTGAAGAGGGAATCCCTCATGGAGGACTCTCGGAGGTTCAGGGAGGCTTCGATTCAGTACAGAAATCTTACCAGCGAACTCGAGAATCTCCTTAAGACAGGGAAGGATCTGGAGGATGAGATATCCGGGCTTGAGGATTATACTGGCGGGATAAAATCAAAGATAGAGGCCATAAAGTCCATTGAGGATCCAGGATACAGGGAGGATGAAGTTGAAGCAGGCATCAGGAGGCTTGAGGTTGAGGTGTCAGATCTCCAGCAGGAACTCGGTGGGATACAAGGAAAGATAGAGGACTATGAATCCATCGGAAAGATGGGTGTATGTCCCACCTGTGACCAGGAAGTTGACCCGGACTACATAGATGATAAACTCAGCAGGGCCCTCGAAAGAAAGATGTCAGTTGAATCAAGGATAGCGGAGCTCAGAAATGAAATCTCGGATAAAAATGAACTCCTGAAACGTATAGCGGAGTATAAAAGGGCCCAGGATGAAATGAGGCTGCTCATGGAGGACCTTGAGAAAAGGATTGAGGAGTGTCGTAGAAAGCGTGAAGGTCTTGATAAAACCAGGGAAAGGATCCAGAAGATAGAGGAAGAGATTGCAGGGACTGAGAGGATAATCGGGGAACTGAAGGACGCTGAATCCGAATTCAACATGGTGGAGAATGAACTGAAATCCCTGCGTGAGCGTGAGTCAGAATGCTCTGGCAGACTTGCAGCAACAGAGGATAGGATGGATCACCTCAGGACCAGGATCAGTGAACTCAACCCCGAGACCAGCAGGGAATACAGAGATAACCTCAATAAAATCGATGAAAATGAAAATAAGATCGCTGAAAAGAAAGCTAAAATAAAGGAGAATGAGGAGGTACTCAGAAACAGGGAAGATGTTGAGGCCAGTATACATGGACTCACCCGAACTATCAGGGAAAAGGAGAGACTCCGTGACGAGAGGAGAGATAGAAGAGGGGCACTGGAAGGAAAGATCGAGGAAAAGGAGAGACAGATTGAGACCCTAAGGTCTGAAATTGATAAAAAGAGGGAACTCCGAAAACGTTCCCTTCAGCTGCGGACCTATGTGGCCTGGCTCGAGGAGTACTTCATCCCGGCCCTCGCTGACATTGAGACCCACGTGATGGCACAGATAAACCATGAGTTCAATGAGAGATTCCAGAAATGGTTCAGGGTCCTGGTGGATGACCCCGGTAAATCCGTGAGGATCGATGAGGACTTCACACCCATCGTTGAGCAGGATGGCTATGAACAGAACCTTGAATACCTCAGTGGTGGTGAAAGGACCAGCATAGCCCTTGCATACAGGCTTGCACTGAACATGGTGGTCCAGCGTCTCACCGATGTGAGGTCGGACATACTTATACTGGACGAACCCACCGATGGATTCAGCAAGGAGCAGCTCTACAAGCTCAGGGACATCTTCGATGAACTTGAATCCAGACAGATAATCCTGGTATCCCATGAGGAGGAACTTGAAAACCTTGCAGACCATATCTACAGGGTTGAAAAGTCTGACGGGACATCCATCATAGAAAAGGCCGGCTGA
- a CDS encoding DNA repair exonuclease: MYRFAHLSDCHLGAQKQPDLRELEFEAFRMALDDALQNDVDFMIIAGDLFHSNIPNMETVKRATLELRRVREAGVPIYVNYGSHDYSPSSTSMIDILESAGVIDKVVRPIPGKKLGLEFTVDEKTGAKITGLSGRSRTLEVDYFMRLDREALEAEEGFRIFLFHSAITQFKPADLADMESVDLNLFPRGFEYYAGGHVHRKGCYIEEGYGPIVYPGTLFGSYAGDLEENARGEKRGYYLVEFTDKVRETEFREISPAEFDYIECDVTGKNSQDAYHQIGREISGHDVTGKVVMLKIRGELSSGRTSDIDSASIRERLESMGARVVQINRYGLSTREIQKVRVVESDVPRLERRIFREKLAGLDIKNRSLIDGGDSIAVELLRRLENEKAPGENRNEYERRITEDAEDVLGLDLGGDDT; this comes from the coding sequence ATGTACAGATTCGCACACCTCTCAGACTGCCACCTGGGGGCCCAGAAACAGCCTGACCTCAGGGAACTTGAATTCGAGGCCTTCAGGATGGCCCTGGACGATGCACTCCAGAATGACGTGGACTTCATGATAATAGCAGGGGACCTCTTCCACTCCAACATACCCAACATGGAGACCGTAAAGAGGGCCACCCTTGAACTCAGGAGGGTCAGGGAGGCAGGGGTCCCCATATACGTCAATTACGGGAGCCATGACTACAGCCCATCCAGCACGTCCATGATAGACATCCTTGAAAGTGCAGGGGTGATAGATAAGGTCGTGCGCCCCATCCCCGGTAAGAAGCTTGGACTTGAGTTCACGGTGGACGAGAAGACAGGTGCAAAGATCACAGGACTGTCAGGCAGATCAAGGACCCTTGAGGTCGACTACTTCATGAGGCTTGACAGGGAGGCCCTGGAGGCCGAAGAGGGATTCAGGATATTCCTCTTCCACAGCGCCATAACCCAGTTCAAACCTGCTGACCTTGCAGATATGGAATCGGTGGACCTGAACCTCTTCCCCAGGGGCTTCGAGTACTATGCAGGTGGCCACGTACACCGTAAGGGATGTTATATTGAGGAGGGCTACGGTCCCATCGTGTACCCTGGCACACTCTTTGGTTCATACGCCGGTGACCTCGAGGAGAACGCCAGGGGCGAGAAAAGGGGGTACTATCTCGTTGAATTCACTGATAAGGTCAGGGAAACTGAATTCAGGGAGATAAGCCCCGCAGAATTCGATTACATTGAATGTGATGTCACAGGTAAGAACTCACAGGACGCATACCACCAGATAGGGCGGGAGATATCAGGTCATGATGTTACCGGAAAGGTTGTGATGCTCAAGATCCGGGGCGAGCTCAGCTCAGGAAGGACATCGGACATAGATTCGGCGAGTATAAGGGAAAGACTTGAATCCATGGGGGCCCGTGTTGTCCAGATAAACAGGTACGGCCTCAGCACCCGCGAGATCCAGAAGGTCAGGGTGGTGGAGAGTGATGTGCCCAGACTGGAGAGGAGGATCTTCAGGGAGAAACTTGCAGGCCTTGACATCAAAAACAGGAGCCTCATTGATGGGGGTGATTCCATTGCAGTAGAACTCCTGAGGAGACTTGAGAATGAGAAGGCCCCCGGTGAGAACAGGAACGAATATGAGAGGCGGATCACCGAGGATGCCGAGGATGTCCTGGGCCTGGATCTGGGGGGTGATGATACTTGA
- a CDS encoding ATP-binding protein, protein METAGQIIGGETAAVLIRQKAGEPIELGDLLVAEGDGYTILQVKDLKYRSQIPQGMRELASGFNLEGYSGDVEFLEPELRNYIIAEARPILHVRDGQPMIPKRLPRFFREVRRIREGDLDFLERPGNPVFLGHVRSGSKVLDTPVYVDAVDAITHHILIPATTGRGKSNLVKVMLWSLAEMDRVGILVLDPHDEYYGRNEAGLGRHPSDNVIYYSPDAPVGGNTLTINLRSLRPEHFEGIIPFTQAQEQAIARYHNEFGDEWIMKIVEGEELPGVQPVTLNVLRRIFDVTLGVYLDNEGNIKSRGGVFRDRGGDSTIKDIAASLEDGKIVVVDTSRLMGEAELLVGSVISAEIFRRYQHYKATGELRRKPVIGIVIEEAPRVLGKEVIERQGNNIYSTIAREGRKFNIGLIAITQLVSLIPRTVLANMNTKIILGNEMAQERAEIIGSASQDLSDDNRTIASLDKGEAIVSSIFTKFAVPVKIPLFEEFIESAGLESEDTEDEKIDFIG, encoded by the coding sequence ATGGAAACTGCAGGGCAGATAATAGGCGGCGAAACAGCCGCGGTACTCATAAGGCAGAAAGCAGGTGAACCAATAGAACTCGGCGACCTTCTGGTTGCAGAGGGTGACGGCTACACAATACTCCAGGTCAAGGACCTCAAATACAGGTCCCAGATACCCCAGGGCATGAGGGAGCTGGCCTCGGGGTTCAACCTTGAGGGGTACAGCGGGGATGTGGAGTTCCTCGAACCTGAGCTGAGGAACTACATCATTGCAGAGGCCCGCCCCATACTCCATGTGCGGGATGGCCAGCCAATGATACCCAAACGCCTCCCCAGATTCTTCAGGGAGGTGAGGAGGATCCGGGAGGGTGACCTTGACTTCCTGGAGAGGCCCGGCAACCCGGTCTTCCTGGGACACGTGAGGAGCGGGTCAAAGGTCCTGGATACACCGGTCTACGTCGATGCAGTTGACGCCATAACCCACCACATCCTCATACCTGCAACCACAGGGAGGGGTAAGAGTAACCTTGTGAAGGTGATGCTCTGGAGCCTCGCAGAGATGGACAGGGTGGGCATTCTAGTCCTGGACCCACACGATGAGTACTACGGGAGGAACGAGGCCGGCCTCGGGAGGCACCCCTCAGATAATGTGATCTACTACTCCCCTGATGCACCTGTGGGCGGGAACACCCTCACCATAAACCTCAGATCACTCCGCCCCGAACACTTTGAGGGCATAATCCCATTCACACAGGCACAGGAACAGGCAATTGCAAGGTACCACAACGAATTCGGGGATGAATGGATCATGAAGATCGTGGAAGGGGAGGAACTTCCCGGTGTACAGCCGGTGACACTCAACGTGCTCCGGAGGATCTTCGACGTCACCCTCGGTGTATACCTGGATAATGAGGGCAACATAAAGTCACGTGGAGGAGTCTTCAGGGACCGTGGAGGCGATTCAACCATAAAGGACATCGCGGCCAGCCTTGAGGATGGAAAGATCGTTGTGGTGGACACCTCAAGGCTCATGGGAGAGGCGGAGCTCCTGGTTGGAAGCGTCATCTCAGCCGAGATCTTCAGGAGGTACCAGCACTACAAGGCCACAGGGGAACTCAGACGAAAACCGGTCATAGGGATAGTCATAGAGGAGGCCCCCCGCGTCCTCGGAAAGGAGGTCATTGAGAGACAGGGAAACAACATCTACAGCACAATAGCCAGGGAGGGACGTAAATTTAACATAGGCCTCATTGCAATAACCCAGCTCGTCAGCCTGATACCCAGGACCGTCCTTGCCAACATGAACACCAAGATAATCCTGGGAAATGAGATGGCCCAGGAGAGGGCCGAGATAATAGGGAGTGCCTCACAGGACCTATCAGATGATAACAGGACCATAGCAAGCCTTGATAAGGGTGAAGCCATAGTTAGCAGCATATTCACAAAGTTCGCAGTCCCTGTGAAGATACCCCTCTTTGAGGAGTTCATTGAATCAGCTGGACTGGAATCAGAGGATACTGAAGATGAGAAGATTGACTTTATCGGGTAG
- a CDS encoding DNA double-strand break repair nuclease NurA encodes MDIFDRIAETLQATVRSDIGRPYFRSARYRVHEFSRDNFLSIKGGEERRMAFIDGGNSPILEGPTISVQLNRVALGLFMGTRRIQPEIPPVVEFLSVMRIHPGNEMCTFQIHPIMEDYREFLPDEEDLHLELGDAELFDESTLKGLPRRFAEWSMARRALDELQDGDILVRDGSLQASFEKENSYIRKLWEESGDIHIAGLSKTCTLYTTTSMSLLAAIGRLAADCDMEGGWCYHPIAVRTDRATTLTAVKLNPAGRIFRMDILGECGRDDAQVVASALSENARDACFPGYPYGLVDVDMRARVSGDEVEIYRRRLLSQVRDREVLEGIRDEVDALNYHDELNRYAGED; translated from the coding sequence TTGGACATTTTTGATAGGATTGCAGAGACCCTCCAGGCTACCGTGAGGTCAGATATCGGAAGGCCATACTTCAGGTCAGCAAGATACAGGGTGCATGAATTCAGCAGGGATAATTTCCTGTCCATCAAAGGAGGAGAAGAGAGGCGCATGGCCTTCATAGACGGCGGCAACAGCCCCATACTGGAGGGGCCAACCATATCGGTCCAGCTCAACAGGGTTGCACTGGGCCTCTTCATGGGGACCAGGAGGATCCAGCCAGAGATACCACCGGTGGTTGAGTTCCTATCGGTCATGAGGATCCACCCGGGGAATGAAATGTGCACATTCCAGATCCACCCCATCATGGAGGATTACAGGGAATTCCTGCCTGATGAGGAGGATCTTCACCTGGAACTTGGCGATGCAGAGCTGTTTGATGAGTCAACCCTCAAGGGCCTTCCCAGGCGATTCGCAGAGTGGAGCATGGCACGGAGGGCGCTGGATGAACTCCAGGATGGCGATATACTGGTCAGGGACGGATCACTGCAGGCATCCTTTGAGAAGGAGAACAGTTACATAAGAAAACTCTGGGAGGAGTCAGGGGATATCCATATTGCCGGACTCTCAAAGACATGCACCCTCTACACGACCACCTCAATGTCACTCCTTGCAGCCATAGGGAGGCTCGCCGCAGACTGTGACATGGAGGGGGGCTGGTGCTACCACCCCATAGCCGTGAGGACAGACAGGGCAACAACCCTCACGGCGGTTAAGCTGAACCCCGCAGGGCGGATATTCAGGATGGACATCCTTGGAGAGTGCGGAAGGGATGATGCACAGGTAGTGGCATCAGCCCTCTCAGAGAACGCCAGGGATGCATGCTTCCCGGGTTACCCCTACGGTCTGGTTGATGTGGATATGAGGGCCAGGGTCTCAGGTGATGAGGTGGAGATATACAGGAGGAGGCTCCTCTCACAGGTCAGGGACCGGGAGGTCCTTGAGGGCATAAGGGATGAGGTGGATGCCCTCAACTACCATGATGAACTGAACAGGTATGCAGGTGAGGATTGA
- a CDS encoding heavy metal-binding domain-containing protein: MIYVTSNYVPGHRAVETLGFVYGLTVRSRGLGGQIGAGLRSIVGGEIKEYVTMMEHSRQEALERMLDHARELGANAVISVRFDSDSISDIMQEILAYGTAVIVEPEE; the protein is encoded by the coding sequence ATCATATACGTTACAAGCAACTACGTACCTGGCCACAGGGCAGTTGAGACACTTGGATTCGTCTATGGTCTTACAGTGAGGAGCAGAGGCCTGGGGGGCCAGATAGGTGCAGGTTTAAGGTCCATCGTGGGTGGTGAGATCAAGGAGTACGTCACCATGATGGAGCACTCAAGGCAGGAGGCCCTTGAGAGGATGCTTGACCATGCCCGTGAACTGGGGGCGAATGCTGTTATTAGCGTCCGTTTTGACTCAGACTCCATCTCCGACATAATGCAGGAGATCCTTGCCTACGGCACAGCCGTCATCGTTGAGCCGGAGGAGTAG